The window tactgaagggtctggggaggggcgTATCatatgtacacagccttaccgcTGATTcgcagagaagctgtttcctgAGTTGAACCCACGACCTACTTAAGGAGGAGATAGTTTCTGTCCTATTTCCTATTATATTGAGCAGTTTATTTCAAGAACATTATGAGGCGATTGATTAGTTTTATTTGCAGACTATTGGCCAGCCTGTTGTGAAGGGCTTATTTTCCAGAATTGAACAGATATCGATCAGCTCTGTTGGGAGGATATTTAGCAAACAAGTGGGCCTACGGACAGTTAGTGAATGCAAATTGAAGACTCAATGGCCAATATGCAGAGGACTCCTACAGTTGTTATAACAAGTTTCATTAGATAGGTTTCTATTGAGATTTGTTCCTGTTTTGGTTTTATTAGTAAACTTATATGTaatctgaaattagaaggttagttAGGATTTAAATTGAGGGTGGGCCCTGatgcaatggtaaaggttgctccattgtgatcaagaggtaacgggttcgagtctagaaacagcctctttgcgaaagcaggggtaaggctgcgtacattatgaccctccaagaccccgcagtggcgggagcctcgtgcactgggtacgcccagGAGAGAGTGAGAAACTCAATCCAGTTGTCCTATTcctatcttctctcttctctcttttctgtttctttggtTGATTTCTGAGTGTGTGTGAAGTTGATTTTGAGATTTGCTAATCTGTTGAGACCATTTGAAGGTGTATCTTGAATTCTGGAGAAATTATTCTCTGTAAGATCCTGTCTTGGGGTTGGTTTGCTTAGTCAAATACAACCTTACATCACTAGGTGCTTGAAACACCATATAGGTGAAGAAGCTTAAAATCAAAACCTTGATCAACTAGATTACAATTCCATACTGCACATAAAAAAAGGCACTACAAAGATCTGAAGATCACAGGGTTGGAGAAGCTTAAAATCAAAACCTTGATCAACTAGATCACAATTCCATACCctatagaccaaaaaaaaaagaaactaagaaGATCTTAAGATACTGTGATCTAAACTGATAGTGAATAGCTAGCCAACCAAATTATTCTAAACTTACAATACAAGCAAATACACACCTGCGATACAGTCATTGCAGTCCTTAATCAAACTGGTAAACCTTGAATCGTCTGGCGCTAAAGATGCCCCTGCCTCAAGGGCTGCTTTAGCAGTCTGATATTCTTCAAGATTGATACATGCAGTACTGTAGACAAAAACATATAAGTTCAAAAACTCAATATGAGAAAGAAACATGCTAACTGAGGGCCATCCACTATAGCCTCTCCAGATACAAGATTATGTAAATGCAACATTTTGTTTGTGTCTGTATAGAGACAAGGGATGTATAATCAGCATTAGTGGATCACAAGTTGAATGAGGAGTCGAAATAACTATGGCAAGGGACACCTTGAACTCAATTTACGGGCTAACAAAAACTCATTTATATTCTCAAGATGACAACTTATAATCAATTTATAACCCACTAGATGAAAAATTAAACATCATCATTTTGGCTGAATAGCTCTTAGTGCCTACATAAAAACAAAGTACTTTAAAACCCCAATGCAGCAAATACACTTAAATATCCTCCAAGTGGGTGGAAATTGGTAATCCATACATTATGAAGAAGAGGCATTTTTAAATCTGTACTtgtaaaattgaaattgtaCAAATGTTACAAGAAGTTTACAatattaattaagaaataaaattagaagACAGAACAAAATGCAAATCAAATTGGAAGCGTCTATTagcccccacccccaaaaaaggCTGGAAATGTCTACTATTAAGCACAGGGGACTCACGCTTTGCGTAGGTATGCCTTAGCCATTGAAGAGTCCAATTCAATTGCTCTGTTTGCATCAGCAACGGCCTCTGCTCAGAAAATGCATATAAATTTAGAATCTTTCATAAACTAAATTCAAAACTAGAATACTCCAATACAGCACATGGTTACCTCCTAAAAGTAATCTACTATATTTTCGATAATACACATAGCTTGCTAAggtgttttatatatatatttatatatatatatgacctATGCGAAAACCAtcacaaaaaagagaaataaattcTTTCAGGTCATAAATGCAACAACAGATGATCGATCTTTCTTTACCCAACAAGTTCTTAAACTTAACATCCTTCCTTATTTCTAACTTTTGCAACTCTTAATTTTTCATTGGGAAGGAATACATATCACTTAAAACTGCTTAATATGCGAGGAAGCATGTTACTTCCAGTCTTCCAGACAAAGTAACATCACCAGTACAAAAACTTGAAAAAGGTCTCCCTAGTCACCATCTAGACAGATAGACAAAGTCAACAATTATGaagatgaataaaaataaatactagTGTGGATCTTAACAAATAGTAAACAATTTCACTCATAAACTCTCTCCaaattgcttcttctttttttccctacAACATCACAAGTTTCTAATATATCTACATCTCAGAACAAACACCAACAGTACATTTACGAATTTCAACAAAAACGCAAGTAAAGCACCCAGTAAGGTCAAAAGAAAGCTTCATTTCCAAGCGTACAATCATGCTACTGCTAGAggtgagaacaaaaaaaatgtctCGAAACCCTCGAATTCCCTACACGAGACAGGGAAGACAGGAAGAAGcggaagggagaggaaggagtGAATACCAGTAAAATTCTTAAGCTTGATATTGGCTTGGGCACGGTCTGCATAAAGATATGCATTATTGGGGTCGATATCGATGGCCTGTGTATAAAGAGCAACAGAAAGCTCGAAATTATCATCCACGAAGGCCTCCTTAGCCCTCTTCTCAAGATCAGACGCCATTGACAAAGGTTAGATAAACAGAAAACCAGAccagagaaaggaagaattcGCTTTGCGTCTTTGCCGTAGTTTGCTAGAACAACTGTAACAGTAGATTATAAGAAAGGAAGAATTCGCTTTGCGTCTTTGCCGTAGTTTGCTAGAACAACTGTAACAGTAGATtataagaaaggaagaaaagcagagtagaggaagaggagaagactTGGCTTTCTGGAGGATTCTTTGAAGTCAACAAGAAGTAGTAAGGAACACCGAGAGTCGCGACGAAGTCCTCTTATGCTCGAATTATTGGGGGAAAAGGAAACTATGTTACAAATTTACAATCATAGGGTTTAGGGGACTCTGTTAGTGGTTaagggtagatgggtaattagTGGTTAAGGGTAGTTGGGTAATTTGATTGAGAAATGGCTTTATATAGTGTATGGATCGATTGTAAAAAACATGAATAGTAAAATCTCAGTTTCcacttatttcttcttctctccttctcttttgctttctcttccttctttgtcttcttcttcttctatccccGCTTCTCTTCCGTCATTGCACCACTTCATCAGATTCATAACATTGGTCCGACCTGCTGGATCATTTCCTCCCCAGATCTAGGTTCttaacattggtgctttcacTGAGAGAAATCGACAACCAACCATGGTCGACGAACTCCGCCTCACCCCATTGTTCACCCTTGCTCAAGAATTGAAGGACATTCGTGCCTTGTTGTTTGATTGCAAGAAGAACAGTTTCAAGATGCAAAACAACATAGCAGATCTGTGTTTGAGTTCTGCGGTAATCAATGAGCAATCAAAAGAACTTCAACGTTTGATACGTGAATCAATGGATGAAGAAAATTCCAACGGCATGGCAGACCCTGAATCTGTGGAGCAAGAAGACGATTCTGGCGTTATGTCGGTTGAGTTTGATGGGGCTTCAATTCCTGCCGTCATGGGCCAGAATCCGGTTGCATCAGAGCTCAGTCCTGCCTTCATCGTTCAGAGACCAATTGCTTTGAAGATCGTCGCTTTAGAGATCGTTGATTCGGAGGTCGCTCCAGTCTTCACGAACCAAGTTCCAGTTGCATCAGCGATATTTGCAAGATTCAGAAAAAGGGGATCGATGGCAGTCTTATTGCAGGAATCATTGCAACAGAAGATCATTGGCTTGGTTGAGTTTGAAGGGGATCATCTGTTCATTCCCTCTCCGTTTCTTGGAGCACCCATGGATGCAAATGGTGAAGACTTCTGGGGTTTTCCGTTCTCTCCACCATGCCCACCACCCCTGAATCGTTGGAATGATATTTCAAGCGAACCACCAACACTACTTAGCTGGTTGCattcctcttttccttctctctcttctcgaGTCTCGATTATTCTAGAAAGGTGTTCGACCAGATTCCCCAACCAAATGTTTTCACCTGGAGCACCCTCATTCGTGCATACGCTCCTAGACCAATGCCCAACCATAgcctccttttcttctccaaaatgCTCCATCAGTGTCTTCACCCACCCAACAAATACACTTACCCCATTGCAATCAAGGCAGCATCAGAGCTCTCAGCTTTGCGCGAGGGAAGAGTGCTTCATGGCATGGTCATTATAGCCTATTGGGGTTCAGATATTTTCATCCTGAATTCTCTCATTCATTTCTATGCTGCATACGGGGAATTGGATAAGGCTTTTAAGGTGTTCGTGAAACCTTTCAATAGGGATGTGGTTTCTTGGAAATCTAGGATTATTGCTTATGCACAGGCAAGAAAGAAACAGCAATGCTTCGCGGTTGCGCAGACAAGTCTTCTGGTATTTTCTTGGGTCCTAGAGGGTCTGTCTTCGACCTTCTTCTCGAGTCTTCTGGATCAGCACCTATCTATCGACATGGGCCACCTTGGCCTTACCGCTTCTGATTTTGCTGGGGAAAGATTGTTTACTAGACTATTCGAGAGTGAAAAGATCCTTTACTCGGCAAGTCTGTACCCATCTCAAGGAAGTAACGATAGAGGAAAAATGGTTTTCTTCAAGGAAGGAGAATCGAAGTGTGTCGAGATGGAGGATTTGCTTGGAGCCCGTCTTCTCCTGCAATAGCTTCCAATGCGAAATCAGCTTTGAACTCAGGTGGGATTTCAAATCATTTTTTGTAATTGGTTGCACCCATGTATTCTGTTGTGAGTGCATTAGCAGTTATGTGATATCCAAGTTAGAAGAGAAGATAACTAGTATAAAGTACTCAGAGTTGAGTTGTGAAGAAACGTTAGAGCTTGAATCATGTCTTTTAATTCTTGCACCCGAGGAATGTGAAAAGTGAAAGGTTGCTCTCTGTGAGTCTTTAATTCGTGAGCCCCAAATATTTTACTGCCCATTCAGAGATTGTTCTGCCCTGTTGCTGAATGATGGGATGGGGGTAATTGCTTCTATTGTTGGTGACTCATTTGGAGCAGTAAGTATATTTGATTCGTTGATTTTATCATTTGAACTACCATTTGTGTTGCTTCTACTACTTCGGTTCCTAGGGGTGTGCTTGACTGGGATCAGTCTATATTTCTTATGTGCATGCATTATGGGCTGGATGTTGAGCAATCACATGAGCAATGTTGGATCCATCTTTACAGGGGTTTTGTTTTTCCCTTATAATGATGGCTTATATGGGAAAACTGGTGTTGGGTTTGATGGTGTTTAGGGAGATGGTTGGTGAAGGTATTCAGCTTGATGTTGTGGTTATGATTAgcttgttttttatttgtagCCAATTAGGCTGGCTGAGACATGGTAAGAATGTCCACAGGTGGAATATTGGGAGGCGTCTGTGGCTAGGATTGTATTTAGGAAGAGATGTGGTTTTGTGGGCTGCATTGATATTGGGGTGTGGGATGAATGGAAGTGTCAATGTTGCTTTAGATCTCTTTTATCTGATGTGCAGGGAGGGATTGGTTCCCACTGAGATTACCTTTGTTGGGATCTTGTATGCTTGCAGGTATGGTGGAAGCGTGGATCAGGGATTTGAGTACTTCAAGAAGATGAGGGAAGTATATGGGATCATGCCTAAGATAGAACATTATGGTGGCATTGTTGATTTGCTTACTAGGGCAGGGTGGGTACAAGAAGCACATGATTTTATTCAAAATGTGCCACTGGATCCCAATTGCATGTTTATTAGATATGTTCTAGCACTTCACAGGATCATGGATGCGGAAAGGTCTCAAGATCCTAAGGAACAGGCTGCAAATGAAATGGCTTCATTAATTAGAGATCCCAATATATCAACTTCATTCCATTTGAAATTTCAGCAACTTTCCCAACCGCCACTTGTTTGTGATAATGTTGGACTGAATGAGCTCCTTCAACCTTTTGATCCAGGTGGATACCACAACCCCATGAATGCCACCACCCAGCTGCCGATTATGATACGTTTTGTGTTTGATCCGGGGATCAATGTACAAGCTTTACCGTAGAACCTTGaggagtttcagctccagttgtccatggattctcagtagaaccttgaggacaaggttctgTCCGAAGGGGATGGTAATGTTACAATCATAGGctttaaaaccctaatcaatcCCATAACCCTAGTTTCATTTATAATCATtacagccctattccctcattAGTTTACACTCAGATTTTAACCACAGAtccatcacagtaaccctcccactcgatctcagttgcagcctcaactatccataaaaaaccctaaatccctccatcaccattaaaatccaaaaaccctaaaacctgtctagacctaaccagccatcaaaacccaaCCAAATTTCAGTCGAACCACCCCCTCACTGCCAGTAAAACTCGACCTGAAGTCCAGCCCTGaaatcccatcctaaaccctagtttcagcctagattctaaaacctaaaacccaaaaccgtaAACCTAAATTTctggaattttaatttcttagttAAACCTAACAAAACATATACCATTAgcttcctaaaaacctgcatatCATTACTACATAAAGCCCTAACTCAAACCCCTAGTTTTAACCCTAGTTCTGCCCTAACTTAGCCTATGCTGTCCCAATCGCCCAGCCCTagtgtgtgaccccattacctggctcctagtgggactattcctatctaggactacattaacctATCTTCAAATTAGAAAGTTCTGTCTACAATTTATGGAACCCATCACTAATCGAAAGGAGTAATTCATATAGTTCAACCTCCATGTGTAGTGGGTTTATGAAAATAATGGGAATTATAATTTATTGCTCAaactaaagagaagaaaaggactGTAACGTATTGGTTagaagggtaaacttggaagaaataaatagaaagacaaaataaaataaaaaggagggacaattttggaagaaaaataaataaataacaaaagtGCAAGGGAATTGGACTAAAAGGAGGGCATTTTAGGaagtaaaagaataaaaaactaaaagggATAAATTGAGAAGAATGGGAAGGTGTTTAAGTTGTCTCCAACCATTGGAGAAAGAACAACGATGAAGACTTCGACTTGGACATGAAACCAGCGAGTCAGGCTTGGACAAGGAGATGTTGCAACTTCGACGATTAGGGAGCTATGACTTCGACTGAAGAGTTGGTGGGAGCTTAGGATTATCGAGCTGTTACTTGGACAAAGATCTCTCAcactttatttctttctttttcttttttctttttggttgctGGCGGAAACATAAGGCTAGGGGGTGGGTCAAAGAAAGTtgtagaaaaatagaaaaaaagggaagtggGGGAGGATTAGTGCTGGTAATCAATgggagaggttttttttttacttaggTTCTCTGTCGAACCctcatacaacacccaccattcaactgcattacaacaaaagagacATGTTATATTCATTTtaaaaatttcaatacatacataatttaaagaataagatattgaattgagtaatgactaatgagtaccaACATCGCCGCATGTCCGGCCTTGCTCTGTAGCATTAGTTCCAAAActccccaatgcatccctaaaagtcttcatCTATACTCGTttgtaaaatatttaaaattagtaatgactcgttACTATTTAATATTTACTGAGGAAATtctaaatgaattaataataacCTGAGTGTTGCATATAGATTGTAATTTACTGttcggctccaacttggcaactacttaCTTTACTGCTTCTATAAGACTactattcaacccaagcctatgattgtattgatacttggggttcaaatagtatgctgaaAATTGACATTACATGTTATCAATGCCTTAAtagttagtaatatatctttcaaattaattttaaaagatgtaattccataaaaataaaataaaatactcaccAGCCCTATGTAAtagatgcataagttgattttcgcagctctccttgataattttgagaaagtgtttgctacttCGTGGATTcgcattgtaaacaccttcattcatcaagtttATGGTAGtatatagatgtggcatggttggtctCTGGAGAGTAGAATCTACTTTATGTAAAACCTTGACCATTAGGTCCAAAATTTGTACCACTTTACGAAGCTTTGACTAAAAGTCATCTGATGCAATGGTAGCCTGTGTTTtcctaccacctggacttcttgGTCTCAATACTCTTaagtgcaatgtagttggtggagAATCTAGTTATGTCCggcctcactaagtcacccccacacttctccctcaagaggtttaatacaaacccatggttgtagacaaacTTGGTCATTTGTCTTGCCTTTTCCACAACGTGTTATACCCATTTGATCTTTCACATATCCTTCAgcatgaggtctatacaatgggcagcacaaGGAGTCCAAAATAGTCGATACTTATTGTTATTCATTAACTTCTCACCGGCCTTCTTGTAGTTGCTTCTGTTGTCCGTTATAGTCTGGATAACGTTCTCCACTCCTACATCATCTACCACGTCCTTTAACAGATTGTAGATAaactttgcatcctttttctccttggatgcatccacagacttgagaaagactgtcctcctaTCATAATACaacataaagttgatgatggactttcttgtaggaccagtccaaccatcataCATGATAGTCACCCCATAGGTCTCCCACATCCCCCTCATTTCATCAATATAGTCTttaatctttctcttttgttggggcaaataaacattcatgatctcatatggggtgggccctTTATACTCTGGGGCATCCTtagcaatggaatctatcatagtctgataaaaggggccttgtgtAGTGTTTGCTGTGATGGTATTGTATAACATCtacttagctatagattccttcaccatccccttcagattttttCATGCTCCTTTAATTTTTCGTTGCTTGCTGCCTTTCTTTCTGTAAACACCAGGTGCTTGATAGAGTGCGGGGTCAACTCGTGGTGGTACTACTGGATATGGTGGAGGCGGAGCTACCCTCATATtctgtgatctcctaaagggattaggcaacccagGCTGCCTACCACCTACTCTAGATgtaccagctcctccactaccactagcacctGCTTTAGAGgtaccagctcctccactaccaccttctctttgtctctcttgaTCCTCATGATAAGTGGCTTTGCTCATCATCTGTGCTTGTTTCCAATCTCTAGCCTCTcgctcagtctctatatcatcaaGAACATGGACAtgatcatcactgtcatcatcaccaTAATCAACATATAGTCTTCTGTTGTACTCTTCACTGCATCCTCAAGGTCTACCCTTGCCTTCTCCTTCTGAGCCTTCCTgttactccctcccttcatgtactCAAGCATAACCCTAGATACCTCaatagggaccatatgacatgagaccacttcaggagaattcccagctagatATTGTTCgagtctagtggcaccacctccctAAAACTTCTGGTGACAGTAATTgcattatgtttttcttttatccccatcaattggcaCTCCATGCAACCAATGTCACCCGTAGTGCGTGCATTAGGGTAAACCTCACCAAACGGCAAGAAAACGAagtgtgagtgggttttgggtgatgtttgggcttacataatggtttatgtgcttgcatttattcttgtcATGTTGCattttgcatataaaaccatgttgtatattaattgatgaaatgtggatatgaTGCTTTACATTgttatattgggttacggtgttgAGTATGTCGGTGCCGGAATCCTaaaattcttattattatatCGATTGTCATCCTGGTTTGTATGCgtcatgccgtgctggtacccaggtactagatggaatgggacgttgatgcacccagaatatcTCTCGGGACGACAggaattgcatgtagtatatctgtggttaggatttacgctcccttatgctacgacccttgtcaacaggggtttacgtgttggatagtcggagcatctgatgtctgtggaggtaggagaggccaggtcaggggtagtaactACTATTTGGGGTCTACCAATGGGTGGTCTATgccttctaccggcgtaggtcccttgtgataattgaggtttcactggggcgataggataagtgacccttagtgtctcctgagttatcacagtagcatataccatgacttagactgcttgttaggtggaaaatgtatatttaacattacatgcatcatggactatatgtgattttgtgtatgtgcactcccctttcccctcactggctcagtggagctaaccccctgtgtacacaaccttttagattttgatgcaggtgatg is drawn from Telopea speciosissima isolate NSW1024214 ecotype Mountain lineage chromosome 1, Tspe_v1, whole genome shotgun sequence and contains these coding sequences:
- the LOC122655620 gene encoding pentatricopeptide repeat-containing protein At4g14170-like; the protein is MAYMGKLVLGLMVFREMVGEGIQLDVVVMISLFFICSQLGWLRHGKNVHRWNIGRRLWLGLYLGRDVVLWAALILGCGMNGSVNVALDLFYLMCREGLVPTEITFVGILYACRYGGSVDQGFEYFKKMREVYGIMPKIEHYGGIVDLLTRAGWVQEAHDFIQNVPLDPNCMFIRYVLALHRIMDAERSQDPKEQAANEMASLIRDPNISTSFHLKFQQLSQPPLVCDNVGLNELLQPFDPGGYHNPMNATTQLPIMIRFVFDPGINVQALP